The genomic interval GTGAGCCAGTGGCGACGGCCGCAGATGCGGCGCCTGTAAGGCGCCGAGATGGATATTTGGACAAAGAAGAAAGGGCCGTCCGCTGGGGCGGCCTTTTTCATGCCGGACAAGGAGGCGATATGGCGTTTCGATTGTTTTCGCGGGAGGAAAAGGCCGCTCCTGCGCCAGAAAAGAAGGCCAGCGCCACGGGGCGCGTGGTGGCCTTTGCCAGCGGCGGGCGGGCGGTCTGGTCCGCGCGCGATACCGGGTCGCTGATCCGGGGGGGCTTTGTCGGCAATCCGGTCGGGTTCCGGTCGGTGCGGCTGATTGCCGAAGCCGCCGCGGCGGTGCCGCTGATCTGCGAGGATCGGGCGCAGCGCTATGAGACGCATCCGGTGCTGGATCTGCTGCGGCGACCCAATCCGGGGCAGGGTCGGGCCGAGCTGTTAGAATCGCTGTTCGGGCAGATGCTGCTGTCCGGGAATGGCTATCTGGAGGCGGCCGGGCTGGGCGGATCGGGACTGCCGGAGGAGCTGCATGTGCTGCGATCGGACCGGATGAGCATCGTGCCCGGCGCCGATGGCTGGCCGGTGGCCTTCGATTATGCCGTGGGCGGGCGCAAGCATCGCTTTGACATGACCGGCAGTCCCGATCCGATCTGCCATATCAAGAGCTTTCATCCGCAGGATGATCATTATGGCCTGTCGCCCATGCAGGCCGCGGCGGTCGCGGTTGATGTTCATAACAGCGCCTCGACCTGGTCCAAGGCGCTGCTGGACAATGCGGCGCGGCCCAGTGGCGCCATCGTCTACAAGGGCGTGGATGGGCATGGCACGCTGAGCCCGGAACAATATGACCGGCTGGTCGGCGAGATCGAGATGAACCATCAGGGCGCACGCAATGCCGGGCGGCCGATGCTGCTGGAAGGCGGTCTGGACTGGAAGCAGATGGGGTTCAGCCCCTCGGACATGGAGTTCCACGAGACCAAGATGGCCGCCGCGCGCGAGATTGCGCTGGCCTTTGGTGTGCCGCCGATGCTGCTGGGGCTGCCCGGGGATGCGACCTATGCCAATTATGCCGAGGCGCATCGGGCGTTTTACCGGCTGACGGTGCTGCCGCTGGCGACGCGGGTGGCGGCCTCGGTCGCGTGGTGGCTGTCCGAGCATCTGGGCGAAGAGGTCGATCTGCGGCCCGATCCCGATCGCATCCCGGCCCTGGCCGAAGAACGTGACCAGCAGTGGAAGCGGATCGGCGAGGCATCCTTCCTGAGTGATGCGGAAAAGCGCGCCCTGTTGGGCCTGCCGCCGCTGGCCGGGGGCTAGGCCGATGGAGGGGTCACGCTTCGTCAAGGAAAGCCCGGTCTGGCACGATCAGCGGTTCGAGGCGCAGGAACGGATCATGGCGCTGCAATTCGGCACCATGGAAAAGCGGCTGGAGCGGATCGAGGCGCTGATCGAGGGCCTGGAGCGGCGCCTGTGGATGACGGTTTACGGCGTGGTGGCCGTGATCCTGACGCAGGCGGTGCAGGGAATTTTGGAATTCGCGCCGAAAGGGGGGTGACAGAGATGGTTCCGGGTTTGGAAGTGAAATTTGCAGGCGGGGCGCCGGTGCTGACGGAAGGCCATGTGATCGAGGGCTATGCCAGCCTGTTCGGCCTGACCGATCAGGGCGGGGATGCGGTGCGACCGGGGGCCTTTGCGGCCAGTCTGGCGCGGCTGCAGGCCAAGGGCGACAAGGTGCGGATGCTGTGGCAGCACGATCCGGCCAAGCCCATCGGCGTCTGGGACGAGATCCGCGAGGATCAGAAGGGTCTGTGGGTCAAGGGGCGTCTGCTGCCCGATGTGGCGCAGGCGCGCGAGGCGGCGGCGCTGATCCAGGCGGGGGCGATTGACGGGCTGTCCATCGGTTATCGCACCTTGCGCGCTGAAAAGGATCAGTGCGGGCGGCGCATCCTGACCGAGGTCGAGCTGTGGGAAGTGTCGCTGGTGACCTTTCCGATGCTGCCCGAGGCCAAGGTGGGCCGCAAGGAGGCCGAGGATCTGCGGCAGGTGGCGGCGCTGCTGCGCGCGGCGACCGAGGCGCTGCGTACTGAGTAGGGTTCGGACTGCGTGGTGACGCGCAGTCCAGAGGGTTCGGATCGTCGCGGCGGCGATCCGGAAAACAGGGGCGGGTCGGCCCCGATCATCGCGATGAGGAGAAGACCATGACCGAGGTGAAGGCCGCGGGCGGCAGCGACATGGCTGCCGATCTGAACGGAGCCATGAAAGGGTTCGTAAATGAACTCAAAGGTTTCCGCGAAGACATTCAGAAAAAGATGCAATCACAGGAAGAGCGCATGAACATGATCGATCGTAAAACCGCCATTCGTGGCCGCACCCCTCTGTCGACCGTTGCAGAGGTTGAACTGCCCCATCAGAAGGCGTTCAACGCCTATCTGCGCAGCGGTGACGATGACGGGCTGCGTGGTCTGGTGATCGAGGAGAAGGGCCTGACCGTGGCCAGCGATGGCGGTTTCCTGGCGGCGCCTCAGGTCGCCGAGACGGTGCAGAATGTGCTGCGCAACGGTGCCTCGCTGCGTCAGCTGGCCAATGTGGTGACGGTGGAATCCTCGTCCTACGAGGTGCTGGTCGACAAGGGCGACATGGGCGCGGGCTGGGCAGATGAGGCGGCCTCGACCGAAACCGCGCCGGGCGGGATCGAGCGGATCTCGATCCCGGTGCACGAATTGTCGGCCATGCCCAAGGCCAGCCAGCGACTGCTGGATGATGCGGCCTTCGACGTCGAAGCCTGGCTGGCCGAGCGGATCGCGGACAAGTTCGCCCGTTCGGAAGCGGCGGCCTTTATCACCGGCGATGGCGGCTCGAAGCCGCGCGGGATCCTGTCCTATCCGGTCGCGCTGAATGCCGAGGCGGGCGAGGGGCAGATCGGCAGCGTCAACACCGGCGAGCTGGGCGATTTCAGCCCGACGGCCCCGGCTGATGCGCTGATCGATCTGATCTATGCGCTGGCGGCGGAATACCGGGCGAATGCGCAATTCCTGATGAATTCGAAAACCGCCGCCGCGATCCGCAAGATGAAGGATGCCGATGGCCGCTTCCTGTGGACCGATGCTCTGGCTGCCGGTCAGGCACCGCAGCTGCTGGGCTATCCGGTGCTGATCAGCGAGGACATGCCCGATATGGATGTGGAATCGCTGTCGGTCGCATTTGGTGATTTCCGCGCCGCCTATACCATCGTCGAGCGTCCCGATCTGCGCGTGCTGCGCGATCCCTTCAGCGCCAAGCCGCATGTGCTGTTCTATGCGACCAAGCGTGTCGGTGGCGGTGTGACCGACTTCCGTGCCGTCAAGCTGCTGAAATTCGCCTGATCCTGACGGGATAGGGTGAAGGAAAGGACCACGTCTGCGCCGGCCATCCTGGCTTTAGCAACTGTCCGCGCGTGCTCATGGCTGGCGCGGTGGCGTGGTCCTTTTTCCTGCAGGCAATGACAGGGCCTGTCACGGGCCGGTTTTGATGTGACCAGGCGGACGGCAGGACGGGAGGTTCGCGATATGATGCTGATAGAGGAAACGGCGCCTGCGGCAGAGGCGCTGCCGGTTGCCGCGTTGCGCGCGCATTTGCGGCTGGGATCTGGGTTCCAGATTGCCGATGACAATGCCGAGACGCTGGCGCTGACCGGGTTTCTGCGCGCGGCCATTGCGGCAATCGAGGCGCGCACGGGCAAGGTGCTGCTGACACGCCGGTTCCGGATGCAACTGGATGACTGGCGTGACCGGCTGGGTCAGACTTTGCCGCTGGCGCCGGTGCAGTCGGTCGATGGGATCTCGATCGACGATGGCGGCGGCACGGTCACGACGCTGTCGCCGGACAGCTGGCGGCTGCTGCCCGATGGGCAGCGCCCGATGATCCTGCCGACCGGGATCATCCTGCCGCATGTGCCGCGCCGGGGATTGGTGAATATCACCTTCACGGCAGGCTTCGGGGAAAGCTGGGATCAGGTGCCCGCAGATCTGGCGCAGGCGGTGCTGCTGCTGGCGACGCGATATTACGAGGATCGCAGTCTTGAGGGCAGCCGCGCTGCCATGCCCTTCGGGGTCAGCGCGCTGATCGAGCGCTGGCGGCAGGTTCGCACCCTGGCCGGGCGCGGCAATCGGGAGGCGCGGTGATGGCGGCGCCGCGATTGAATATCGAACTTGGGCTGGAGGCGGCTGAACGAGAGGGCGACGGCCTGGGCGGTTATCGCCTGGTCTGGCGTCAGCTGGGGAAGCTCTGGGCCGAGATGAGGGCGGGTTCGGGTCGCGAGCGTTTCGGTCAGGTCGGGGCCGAAAGTGTCGTGCCCTGGAAGGTGACCGTGCGCGGCGCGCCGTTGGGCGATCCGCGACGGCCCGCCGCCGGGCAACGCTTTCGCCGCGGCGATCGGCTTTTCCGGATCGAGGCAGTGGCAGAAGGGGGTCCGGACGGGCGCTGGCTGGTCTGTCACGCAAGAGAAGAGGAACTGGCATGAGCTATGCGGCAGGTCTGGCGCTGCAGGCGGCGGTCTATCAGGAACTGCGCGCCGATGCGGCTTTGACCGATCTGGTCGGCGACGCGATCTTTGACGCGATGCCCGCAGAGGCGCCAAGCGGCGTCTATGTCTCTTTGGGGCCCGAGGAAGTGCGCGACGCGGGGGATGTGACGGCGGGGGGATCGCAGCATGATTTCATCGTCTCTGTCCTGTCGGGCACGGATGAAAGCGCGGGCTTTGCGGCTGTCAAGGAAGCGGCCGTCGCAGTGTCCGAGGCGCTTGAGCGGCAAACGCTGCCGCTGGCGAAGGGGCAGTTGAGTGGAATCTGGTTCCTGCGCGCCAAGGCGCGCCGGGTGGAAAACGGGGCGGCGCGTCGGATCGATCTGACCTTCCGCGCCCGCATTGATCTGGGCTGAGGAGAGTGAACATGGCTGTGCAGAATGGACGTGATCTGCTGATCAAGATGGATATGACTGGGGATGGCGCCTTTGAAACCATCGCCGGGCTGCGTGCGACGCGGCTGTCGTTCAATGCCGAGACGGTGGATGTCACTAGCCTTGAAAGCGAAGGCGGCTGGCGCGAATTGCTGGGTGGGGCGGGGGTGCGCAGCGCCTCGATCTCTGGTTCGGGGGTGTTTCGCGATGCCGATACCGACAGTCGCGCCCGACAGATCTTTTTCGACGCCGAGGTGCCGCGCTTTCAGGTGATCATCCCAGATTTCGGCACTGTCGAAGGTCCGTTTCTGGTCTCGGCGCTGGAATATTCCGGCAGCTATAATGGCGAGGCGACCTATGAAATGACCATGGCCTCGGCCGGGGCGCTGACCTTCGTGGCGCTGTGATGGTCAATCCGATGCGGGGCGAGGTCGAGATCGTGCTGGACGGCGCGGCACATGTGGCGCGTCTGACACTGGGCGCGCTGGCCGAGCTGGAGCAGGATCTGGGCGCGGAAAGCCTGCTGGCGCTGGCCGAGCGGTTCGAGTCAGGCCGCTTCAGCAGTCGCGACGTGCTGGCGGTTCTGGTCGCCGGGCTTCGCGGCGGCGGCTGGCGCGGGCGTGTCGAGGATCTGCTGAGCGTCGAGATCGAGGGCGGACCGGTGGTTGCCGGGCGGCTGGCGGCCGAATTGCTGGCCCGCGCCTTCCGGATCGAGGCATGAGCCAGTCGGGCGGTCTGGACTGGCCCGGTCTGATGCGGGCCGGGATGCGCGGGTTGGGCCTGGCGCCGGACCAGTTCTGGGCGCTGACTCCGGCGGAACTGGCGCTGATGCTGGGGGTCGAACAGGGCACGGGGGCAATGACGCGCAGCCGCCTTGCCGATCTGGCCGCCCGCTTTCCCGATGGGGGCGCGGGCGCCGAAGACGAAATCATCTGAACAGGGGCAATCATCATGGCCAACAAGGACGGGTTCGGCGCTTCGCTGGACCAGCTGGATGAGGGATTCGGCCAGACCAGCCGGATGACGGCAGAGTTCGAGGCGGAACTGGCGCGGCTGCGGCAGTCCATGACCTATACCGCACGTGAGGTCGGAACGCTGAACCGGGGCATCGAATCCGGTCTGCGCCGGGCATTTGACGATCTGATTTTCGACGGGGCGAAACTGTCGGATGCGCTGAAGGGGATCGGGAGGTCGATCGCGGATACGGTCTATTCCATTGCGATGAAGCCGGTGGAAAGCGCGCTGGCCGGGACCATCGGCAACAGCCTGACCGGCATGGTGTCCGGCGCCTTGCCCTTTGCCAATGGCGGCGCCTTTGTGCAGGGCCGCGTGATGCCCTTTGCCAAGGGCGGTGTTGTCAGCCAGCCCACGCATTTCCCGATGCGCGGTGCCACGGGTCTGATGGGCGAGGCCGGACCAGAGGCGATCATGCCTTTGCGGCGTGGCGCGGATGGCCGTCTGGGCGTCGCGGCCGCGTCGGGGAACAGCCGTCCGGTCAATGTCACGGTCAATGTCTCGACCCCCGATGTGGCGGGCTTTCAGCGCAGCCAGTCGCAGATCGCCGCACAGCTTGGCCGGGTGCTGGCGCGCGGCAACAGAAACAGCTGATCGGAGGGCAAGATGGCATTTCATGAGGTTCGTTTCCCCACCAACCTGTCATTCGGCGCCATTGGCGGTCCGGAACGGCGCACCGAAATCGTGACGCTGGCCAGCGGGTTCGAGGAGCGCAACACCCCCTGGGCCCATGCGCGGCGTCACTATGATGCCGGTATGGGGTTGCGCTCATTGGACGATCTGGCGGCGCTGATTGCCTTTTTCGAGGCCCGCGCCGGTCAGTTGCACGGCTTTCGCTGGAAGGATTGGGCGGATTACAAAAGCGGCCTGCCCTCGGCCCCCGTGGCCTTTGACGATCAGGAGATCGCAAAGGGGGATGGCCAGACCGTCGCCTTTCAGATCGTCAAGAATTACGTCTCGGGCGCGTTCAGCTATGCCCGACCCATCGTCAAGATCGTCAAGGATACCGTCCGCGCGGGCGCAGGCGGGGTCGAGATGTTCCCGGGCGCGCATTTCCAGGTGGATCACCTGACCGGGACGATCACCTTCAAGGATCCGCCGCCCGTGGGCGCCGAGATCACGGCAGGGTTCGAATTCGACGTGCCGGTGCGGTTCGACATGGATCGGATCGCGGTCTCGGTCGCCTCTTTCCAGTCGGGCGAGGTGCCGCAGATCCCGGTGGTGGAGGTGCGGCTATGACGACGACGACCTGGGCACGTGCCTGGATGATCCGGCGCAAGGATGGGCTGGTTCTGGGCTTTACCGATCACGATGCGGCGCTGAATTTCGAAGGCATTCGCTTTCGCCCGGATCACGGCATGTCGGCGCGCGCGCTGGTGCAGGGATCCGGCCTGTCGGTCGACAATTCCGAGGCCGCCGGCGCCCTGTCGGATGACGCGATCAGCGAACGTGACATTCTGGCCGGTCGCTGGGACGCCGCAGAGCTGAAGATGTGGGAGGTTGACTGGTCCGATACCGGCAAGCGCCGCCTGACCTTCGCCGGGTCGCTGGGCGAGGTGTCGCGTGCGAATGGCGAATTCCGCGCCGAATTGCGTGGTCTGGCCGAGCCGCTGAACAGCGCGCGTGGCCGGGTCTTTCATCCGCGCTGTTCGGCGCGGCTTGGCGATGGCTGCTGCAAGCTGGATCTTGTGGCTGGCGGTTTCCAGACCGAGATTGTCGTCGAGGGTCTGGAGGATGGCCGTATCTTCCGCTTCTCGCAATTTCCCGATGCCGCGCCACGCTGGTTCGAGGGCGGGGTCCTGCGGGTGCTGAGCGGCGAGGCAGCGGATCTGCAGGGCAAGATCAAGAATGACGTTACGCTGAAAGGCGGCGGGCGCGAGATCGAGCTGTGGCAGTCGCTGGGCCTGTCGCCGCAGCCCTCGGATCGTTTGCGGCTGGTTGCGGGATGCGACAAACGCGCGGCCACCTGCCGGCAGAAATTCAACAATATGCTGAATTTCAGGGGCTTTCCGCATCTGCCCAGCGAAGACTGGCTGCTGGCGCCGCAGGTGGGGTCACGCAATGGATAAGGATGTGGTCGAATTGGCGCGCGGCTGGATCGGCACGCCCTATCAGCATCAGGCCAGTCTTCGCGGCGTGGCCGCCGACTGTCTGGGGCTGATCCGTGGGCTGTGGCGCGACCTTTATGGTGCAGAGCCTGAAATCGCGCCCGCCTATAGCCCGGATTGGGGAGAGGTCGGTCGGACCGAGGTTCTGATGCAGGCCGCCGTGCGGCATCTGCTGCCCTTGCCCGCGGATGCCGATCTGGAGCCGGGGCAGGTGCTGCTGTTTCGGATGCGGCAGGGGGCGATTGCCAAGCATCTGGGCGTGATATCGCAGGTTGGTGATCTGCCGCGTTTCATCCACGCCTATAACGGTCATGGCGTGATCGACAGCCCGCTGACAATGCCCTGGCGCAACCGGATCGCTGCCCGGTTCCGCTTTCCCTGACATGTTGAAGGAAGGAGGCCAAGATGGCCACAATCGTTCTGTCTGCCGTGGGCGCATCCATCGGCGGTGGCTTCGGTGGCGCGTTTCTGGGCCTGTCGGGTGCTGTCATCGGTCGCGCCGTCGGAGCGACGATCGGCAATGCGATTGACCAGCGACTGCTGGGCGGCGGCTCGAAGGCGGTCGAGACGGGTCGCATCGACCGGCTGCGCCTGCAAACGGCGGGCGAGGGGGCGCCGATCCCGCGTTTGTGGGGGCAGATGCGGATTCCCGGGCATGTCATCTGGGCCTCACCGCTGGAAGAGATTGCACGATCCGAGGATGCAGGCGGGGGCAAGGGATCGCCCAAGACCCGCGTGACCCAGATCAGCTATCGGCTGTCCGTGGCAATGGCCCTGTGCGAGGGGCGCATTCTGGGTGTCGGTCGCGTCTGGGCCGATGGCGAGGAAATCGCGCCCGCCGATCTGAATATGCGCGTCTATAATGGCGGCGAGCGTCAGCTGCCCGATCCCGCCATCGCCGCGCATGAGGGCGAGGCAGCGCCCGCCTATCGCGGGCTGGCCTATGTCGTGCTGGAGGATCTGAACCTTGAGCCATGGGGCAATCGCATGCCTCAGCTGACCTTCGAGGTGACCTGCCCGGCACAGGACGGGTCCGGTCTGTGCAAAGAGGTTCGTGCCGTCGCGCTGATCCCCGGGACGGGGGAATATTCGCTGGCGACGACCCCGGTGACGCAGGATCTGGGTCTGGGCGAGATGCGGTCCATCAATGTGAACACGCCGATGGGCGGGACCGATTTTACCGCCTCGATGACGACGCTTGGGCGTGAACTGCCCAATGTCGGCTCGGTTTCGCTGGTGGTGTCCTGGTTTGGCAACGATCTGCGGATCAACCATTGCGCGGTCAAGCCCAAGATCGAAAACAGCGATGGCGAGGGCAGCGAGATGGCCTGGCGCGCGGGTGGGATCGATCGCGGTGCCGCCGAGCGGGTGGCGCGGGTGAATGATCGTCCGATCTATGGCGGCACGCCCTCGGACCAGTCGGTGATCGAGGCGCTGCGCGCAATTGCGGGCTCCGGCAAGAAGGCGGTGTTCTATCCCTTCATCCTGATGGATCAGCTTGCCGGGAACGGGTTGCCCGATCCCTATGGCGGCACCGGCCAGCCCGTCATGCCCTGGCGCGGACGGGTGACGACCTCGGTTGCGCCGGGCCGGGATGGAACGACCGATGGCACCCCGGATGCGGTTGCCGAGGTCGAGGCTTTCTTTGGCAGCGCCAAGGCCAGCGATTTTTCCATCGATGGCGACAAGGTCGGCTATCATGGCCCGGAGGAATGGTCCTATCGCCGGTTCATCCTGCATTACGCGCATCTGTGCAAAGCGGCAGGCGGTGTCGATGCCTTCCTGATCGGCACCGAGATGGTTGCGATGACGCAGATCCGTGGACCGAATAACAGCTATCCTGCGGTCGCGCGGCTGATCCGGCTGGCGCAGGATGTCCGCGCCATCCTGGGGGCAGGCGTCAAGATCAGCTATGCCGCCGACTGGTCGGAATATTTCGGTCACCATCCGGGCGATGGCAGGTTGTTCTTTCATCTCGACCCGCTCTGGGCGCATCCCGATATCGATTTCATCGGCATCGACAACTACATGCCCCTGTCGGATTGGCGCGATGGCGAGGATCACAAGGACGCGCATTGGGGCCGGATCGACAATCAGGACTATCTGCAGGCCAATGTCTGCGGCGGCGAGGGTTTTGACTGGTACTACGCCAGCAAGGCCGACCGCGATGCGCAGCGCCGCAGCCCGATCACCGATGGCGATTATGATGAGGCCTGGGTCTGGCGCTACAAGGATCTGAAAAGCTGGTGGCAGAACCTGCATTATAACCGCCCGAACGGGCAGAGGTCGCGTCAGGCGACGGATTGGGTGCCGGGATCGAAGCCCTTCTGGTTCACCGAATATGGCTGCGCCTCGTTGGACAAGGCGACGAACCAGCCCAACAAGTTTCTGGACGCGATGAGTTCGGAAAGCACGCTGCCCTGGTACTCCAATGCGCAGCGCGATGATGCGATCCAGTCGGCCTATGTGCAGGCGGCGACCTCTTACTGGGCGAAGCCCGCTAATAACCCGGCGATGGAGGGCGGCGGCCGGATGGTCGATCTGTCGCGCGCCCATATCTGGTGTTGGGACGCGCGGCCTTTCCCGGCCTTTCCGGGGCGCGGCGATCTGTGGTCGGACGGTCCCGCATGGGAGCGCGGGCATTGGCTGAACGGGCGTGCCGGTGCCGTGCGGCTCAGCGCGGTGGTGGGCGATATCTGCCGCGAGGCCGGTGTGACCGCCTTTGACGCCCGCGAATTATCCGGTGTCGTGCGCGGCTATCACATCGGCGGAGGAGAGACGGCGCGTGCGGCCCTTCAGCCGCTGATGCTGGCGCATGGTTTCGATGTGGTCGAGCGGGATGGTCAGCTTCAATTCCTGCCCCGGGATGGCCGCGTCATGGCTGAACTGGGACCAGAGGATCTGGCCATCGCCGAAGAGGTCCGGGATTTCGAGACGGCCCGCGCGGCAGAGCCCGAAACGCATGGCTATCTGCGGCTGACCCATGTCGAGGCCGGGGCGGATTACGGCGTCGCCACCGCCGAAACCAGCCTGCCGGATGCGGATCAGGAGACGGTGACGAACAGCGAGTTTCCGATGCTGCTGACCCGCGATGAAGGCCAT from Paracoccus fistulariae carries:
- a CDS encoding phage portal protein, translating into MAFRLFSREEKAAPAPEKKASATGRVVAFASGGRAVWSARDTGSLIRGGFVGNPVGFRSVRLIAEAAAAVPLICEDRAQRYETHPVLDLLRRPNPGQGRAELLESLFGQMLLSGNGYLEAAGLGGSGLPEELHVLRSDRMSIVPGADGWPVAFDYAVGGRKHRFDMTGSPDPICHIKSFHPQDDHYGLSPMQAAAVAVDVHNSASTWSKALLDNAARPSGAIVYKGVDGHGTLSPEQYDRLVGEIEMNHQGARNAGRPMLLEGGLDWKQMGFSPSDMEFHETKMAAAREIALAFGVPPMLLGLPGDATYANYAEAHRAFYRLTVLPLATRVAASVAWWLSEHLGEEVDLRPDPDRIPALAEERDQQWKRIGEASFLSDAEKRALLGLPPLAGG
- a CDS encoding GTA head formation protein, RCAP_rcc01685 family gives rise to the protein MEGSRFVKESPVWHDQRFEAQERIMALQFGTMEKRLERIEALIEGLERRLWMTVYGVVAVILTQAVQGILEFAPKGG
- a CDS encoding HK97 family phage prohead protease, giving the protein MVPGLEVKFAGGAPVLTEGHVIEGYASLFGLTDQGGDAVRPGAFAASLARLQAKGDKVRMLWQHDPAKPIGVWDEIREDQKGLWVKGRLLPDVAQAREAAALIQAGAIDGLSIGYRTLRAEKDQCGRRILTEVELWEVSLVTFPMLPEAKVGRKEAEDLRQVAALLRAATEALRTE
- a CDS encoding phage major capsid protein, producing the protein MTEVKAAGGSDMAADLNGAMKGFVNELKGFREDIQKKMQSQEERMNMIDRKTAIRGRTPLSTVAEVELPHQKAFNAYLRSGDDDGLRGLVIEEKGLTVASDGGFLAAPQVAETVQNVLRNGASLRQLANVVTVESSSYEVLVDKGDMGAGWADEAASTETAPGGIERISIPVHELSAMPKASQRLLDDAAFDVEAWLAERIADKFARSEAAAFITGDGGSKPRGILSYPVALNAEAGEGQIGSVNTGELGDFSPTAPADALIDLIYALAAEYRANAQFLMNSKTAAAIRKMKDADGRFLWTDALAAGQAPQLLGYPVLISEDMPDMDVESLSVAFGDFRAAYTIVERPDLRVLRDPFSAKPHVLFYATKRVGGGVTDFRAVKLLKFA
- a CDS encoding head-tail connector protein yields the protein MMLIEETAPAAEALPVAALRAHLRLGSGFQIADDNAETLALTGFLRAAIAAIEARTGKVLLTRRFRMQLDDWRDRLGQTLPLAPVQSVDGISIDDGGGTVTTLSPDSWRLLPDGQRPMILPTGIILPHVPRRGLVNITFTAGFGESWDQVPADLAQAVLLLATRYYEDRSLEGSRAAMPFGVSALIERWRQVRTLAGRGNREAR
- a CDS encoding head-tail adaptor protein — its product is MAAPRLNIELGLEAAEREGDGLGGYRLVWRQLGKLWAEMRAGSGRERFGQVGAESVVPWKVTVRGAPLGDPRRPAAGQRFRRGDRLFRIEAVAEGGPDGRWLVCHAREEELA
- a CDS encoding DUF3168 domain-containing protein; amino-acid sequence: MSYAAGLALQAAVYQELRADAALTDLVGDAIFDAMPAEAPSGVYVSLGPEEVRDAGDVTAGGSQHDFIVSVLSGTDESAGFAAVKEAAVAVSEALERQTLPLAKGQLSGIWFLRAKARRVENGAARRIDLTFRARIDLG
- a CDS encoding phage major tail protein, TP901-1 family, whose amino-acid sequence is MAVQNGRDLLIKMDMTGDGAFETIAGLRATRLSFNAETVDVTSLESEGGWRELLGGAGVRSASISGSGVFRDADTDSRARQIFFDAEVPRFQVIIPDFGTVEGPFLVSALEYSGSYNGEATYEMTMASAGALTFVAL
- a CDS encoding gene transfer agent family protein — protein: MVNPMRGEVEIVLDGAAHVARLTLGALAELEQDLGAESLLALAERFESGRFSSRDVLAVLVAGLRGGGWRGRVEDLLSVEIEGGPVVAGRLAAELLARAFRIEA
- a CDS encoding rcc01693 family protein; translated protein: MSQSGGLDWPGLMRAGMRGLGLAPDQFWALTPAELALMLGVEQGTGAMTRSRLADLAARFPDGGAGAEDEII
- a CDS encoding phage tail tape measure protein, with the translated sequence MANKDGFGASLDQLDEGFGQTSRMTAEFEAELARLRQSMTYTAREVGTLNRGIESGLRRAFDDLIFDGAKLSDALKGIGRSIADTVYSIAMKPVESALAGTIGNSLTGMVSGALPFANGGAFVQGRVMPFAKGGVVSQPTHFPMRGATGLMGEAGPEAIMPLRRGADGRLGVAAASGNSRPVNVTVNVSTPDVAGFQRSQSQIAAQLGRVLARGNRNS
- a CDS encoding DUF2460 domain-containing protein, encoding MAFHEVRFPTNLSFGAIGGPERRTEIVTLASGFEERNTPWAHARRHYDAGMGLRSLDDLAALIAFFEARAGQLHGFRWKDWADYKSGLPSAPVAFDDQEIAKGDGQTVAFQIVKNYVSGAFSYARPIVKIVKDTVRAGAGGVEMFPGAHFQVDHLTGTITFKDPPPVGAEITAGFEFDVPVRFDMDRIAVSVASFQSGEVPQIPVVEVRL
- a CDS encoding DUF2163 domain-containing protein, which gives rise to MTTTTWARAWMIRRKDGLVLGFTDHDAALNFEGIRFRPDHGMSARALVQGSGLSVDNSEAAGALSDDAISERDILAGRWDAAELKMWEVDWSDTGKRRLTFAGSLGEVSRANGEFRAELRGLAEPLNSARGRVFHPRCSARLGDGCCKLDLVAGGFQTEIVVEGLEDGRIFRFSQFPDAAPRWFEGGVLRVLSGEAADLQGKIKNDVTLKGGGREIELWQSLGLSPQPSDRLRLVAGCDKRAATCRQKFNNMLNFRGFPHLPSEDWLLAPQVGSRNG
- a CDS encoding peptidase, whose amino-acid sequence is MDKDVVELARGWIGTPYQHQASLRGVAADCLGLIRGLWRDLYGAEPEIAPAYSPDWGEVGRTEVLMQAAVRHLLPLPADADLEPGQVLLFRMRQGAIAKHLGVISQVGDLPRFIHAYNGHGVIDSPLTMPWRNRIAARFRFP